Genomic window (bacterium):
CTTCTTGGCTATTAATATTCTTATCTTTAGTCAGCTTTTTCAACAATCCTTCTAATTCTTTTTCTAAACTATCTTGATCTTCCTTGTTATCCCCCTTTTTTATTTCTTTTTTTGTCTCCTGAACTTGAGTTAAAGTCTCCTTAAAAGTTCTTTCTGGCTTGTTTAAAGAAGTTATCTCTTCTTCTGGGGAGCTTTTCCTTAAAAAATCTTCCTTTTTGGAAACTAAATTATCCTTTTTCTCGGAAAGCAAGTCCATTACTTTGCTTAAATTATCCATCTTTTCCTCTTGATCAACTAAATATAAGTTCTAAATAAAAAACCACGGAAATCCTTACTCTTCATTCATCCTTGAGTAATTTAAACCATCCGTGGTTAAATACTTTTTTAAATTTATTTAATCTAATAATTATCTAATAATTAAAGAACTAGAATTAATTAATCATTTTACGAGATATCTCACTTGCTTTTTTAGGGTTCATCTTCATTAAAGTAATGGCTACAGTTTCATCCTTCATTCTTTTAAGAATATTAATGGTAGTAAGATCGTCTAAATTTTCTAAGATTAAAGCTGCTTCCCTGGGATTCATATTTTGATAATACTTAGCTAACTTATTAAGCTTAGCTTCTTCTTCTTCATACTGACTAAGACGTTGATCAAATGAACTTTCCTTTTCGGCTAATCTTCCTTCCCAAAGTCTTAACTCTTCTTCTCTCTTCTCTATCGCTTGTTTTTTTATACTTACCTTACTCTCTTCTTCTTTTAAAGCATTTAGCTTTTCCTCAAGAGACTCTTTTATCTTTTCTAATTCTTCTTTCTCTAAAGCAGCCCAACTAATCTTAGTGGAGTCGAGTTTGTGGCCAATAATAGGAAGCTTAGAAAAGATCACTTCCTTCTTAACAATACCAATATAGTCTAAAAGATATACTCCCCCTGTTAATAAGCCTACATTTAAGAAGAGTAACAAGACAATAATTATTAACTTTTTACCCATAACAATTTATGAAAAGCTTAATAAATTTACATCTGATATAGTTCTAAGACTCTCTTGACATAATCTTGAGTCTCTTTTATGTTGGGAATTCCTCTGGCATCTTTAACTCTTTTAGGTCCAGCATTATAAGCAGCTAAAGCTAAAGGTAAATTTTGGTTAAAATCTTCTAATAAGGACTTAAGGTATTTTACTCCTCCTTCAATATTCTCTTCTGGATTAAAGACATCTTCTACTTTTAAATCTTTAGCGGTAGAAGTAATAAGTTGCATTAATCCCATGGCTCCTTTAGGTGAAACAGCTCGAGGATTAAAGTTTGATTCTACTTTAATGACAGCTTTAACTAATTTAGGATCTACTTGATATTGAGAAGCTTTTTTTTCAATGATATTATCAAACTTGCTCTCTAACTTAGTATTCTGAGGAAGGTTCTCTCGATTATCAATATTCTCTTCTAATATCTCTTTAAAACTACCATTAAAACTATCATTTTCTCCTGACGAAGAATAAGGACAAAATCTATCTCGTATCTCTTGCATCCGGCTTAAAACATTCTCAATACTTTCAATCATCTTTTTTCACTAGACTTATCGGCATTTTTTGCTAAAAAATTTATCTTTTTCTTCGAAGGTGAAGATTTATCCCTACCTCATCAAGAACACCTTGTTCTATTTTCTCTAATAATTTCTTATGTTCATCTAATCGTCTTTCCTTTAATTTTTCTACAACTTTCTTTTTTTGAGAAGCTTTAATTAGTTTTTCCGTAATTAAGTTAATCTCCTCTTGAATTTTCTTTAAACTCTCTTTTTGGATAATTATTTGGTGATCTAATTGGTTGAGATAATGATAGGATAAAATAATTTCTTCAACTGAGGTTATTCTCTCTTGCTTTTTCTTTAACCTTTTAAGATTAACCCCTACTAACTCTTTTAAACTATTTAAGACTTCTTCTTCATTTAAATATCTTCTTTTAGATACGGCTAACTCACTTATTAATAATTCTTCAAAATGTTTTCTTACTTCTAATAACCTTTGGAGTCTAAATCTAAAACTTGGCAATCTTATCTTCTTTCTTCTTCGAACATCTCTAAAAGAGCATCAATGGTATCTTTAAAGTTAGCCTTTTCATAAATATCTTGCCTTAAAAATCCATTAATTTGATCTATCATTGTCAAGGCATAATCTATCTTGGAATTACTTCCTTTGACATAAGCACCTATATTAATTAAATCTTGAGCATCTTTCATGGTCGCGACAATTTCTTTCAGCTTTCGGGCATTTTGAAGATGAGCTTTAGACACAATATCAACCATCACTCGGCTGATACTTTCTAAGATATCAACGGCTGGATAGTGATTATGGATAGCTAATTCGCGAGATAAAACAATATGTCCATCTAAAATACCCCTGACGGTATCGGCAATAGGTTCATTCATATCATCAGCATCGACTAAGACCGTATAGAGACCGGTAATGCTTCCGCTTTTAGAGGTTCCAGACCTTTCTAAAAGCTTAGGCAGTAGCGAAAACACCGAAGGAGTAAAACCTCTCGTGGCGGGAGGCTCTCCAATAGACAAACCTACTTCTCTTTGCGATCGAGCAAACCGGGTTACCGAGTCCATCATTAACATCACATCATACCCCTTATCTCGAAAATATTCAGCAATCGCGGTAGCTACATAAGCACCCCGTATTCTAATTAAAGGAGGTTTATCTGATGTCGCTATAACTACTACGGAACGACTGAGACCTTCTTCACCTAAGTCTTTTTCTATAAAGTCCCGAACTTCTCTTCCTCTTTCTCCAACTAAAGCAATGACATTGACTGAAGCTTTAGTATTTCTAGCAATCATACCCATTAAAACACTCTTTCCTACTCCACTTCCAGAAAAAATTCCTACTCTTTGGCCTTTTCCTATCGTTAAGATACCATCCAAAGCTTTCACTCCTAAAGAGAGAGGCTCGGTAATCCTTCGTCGAAGCAAAGGGTCAGATGGTTCATTTAATATGGGATACTCTGCTTCTCCCTTGATAGAACCTTTTCCATCTATAAACTCGCCTAAGCCATTTAAGATTCTTCCTTTTAGTTCTTTTCCCACTTTTACCATCAAGGGTTTTCCGGTAGCAATTACTTCAAAACCAGGTCCAACTCCTTCCATGCTTCCTAAAGGCATCAGTAAGACTTTATTATCTTTAAACCCTACTACTTCAGATCTCAGGTAACTAAAAGGAGAAATCTTAATTAAGCAAATCTCTCCAATTTTAGAAGGAGGTCCGTCCGCTTCAATTACCAGTCCAATTATTTGCCGAATCTTTCCATATTTACGGATAGGATCAAGATTATCTATAACTGAGGCATATTTTTTTACCAAATAACCCATTATTTATCCTTTTTTTCTTTTTCTAATTCTTCTTCTAATTCTTCGCTTACCTTTTTAAGGGATTTTTTAATCTCTTCAAGCTGCGTATCCAAGCCGAATCTTTCCATATTTTTTCCATATTTACGGATAGGATCAAGATTATCTATAACTGAGGCATATTTTTTTACCAAATAACCCATTATTTATCCTTTTTTTCTTTTTCTAATTCTTCTTCTAATTCTTCGCTTACCTTTTTAAGGGATTTTTAATCTCTTCAAGCTGCGTATCCAAGCCGAATCTTTCCATATTTTTTCCATATTTACGGATAGGATCAAGATTGTTTAGGACTGAGGCATATTTTTTTACCAAATAACCCATTATTTATCCTTTTTTTCTTTTTCTAATTCTTCTTCTAATTCTTCGCTTACCTTTTTAAGGGATTTTTTAATCTCTTCAAGCTGCGTATCCAAATTGGCATCTATTCCACCAAAATCAGTCTCTATTTTACACCCACCTGGAGTAATAGTAAGATCATCTTTAATATTAATCTTTTTTACTCCGGCTACATCTCTTAAAAATTCTTCTTCATGGGCTTTTGTTAACTTTAAGTCAGTTAAATTAACCTTAATAGTAATCTCATCCCTCTCGGCTACTCTCTTTAAGGCTTCTCTAACATTCTTAACCACTATTTCTCTATTGGTGGTTAATTCACTCTTAACAATCTTCTTGGCGATTAAAACAGCTAACTCAATAATATCTTCCTCGGCTTCTTTAATAATATGACATCTTTTAGATTCAGCATTAGTAATTATTTCCTTCATTTGATGAATGAGACTGGTGGCTTCATCCTCTCCTTTTTTAAATCCTTCATCCTCTCCTTTTTTAAACCCTTCGGCATAAGCTTGTTCAAAAACCTCTTCTTTTCTTCTCTCTGCCTCTAAGATAATAGCTTCTGCTTCCTTAGTAGCTTCTTCCATCATCCTTCCTTTTTCGTAATTACCTTCCTGGATAA
Coding sequences:
- a CDS encoding lytic transglycosylase domain-containing protein; this encodes MIESIENVLSRMQEIRDRFCPYSSSGENDSFNGSFKEILEENIDNRENLPQNTKLESKFDNIIEKKASQYQVDPKLVKAVIKVESNFNPRAVSPKGAMGLMQLITSTAKDLKVEDVFNPEENIEGGVKYLKSLLEDFNQNLPLALAAYNAGPKRVKDARGIPNIKETQDYVKRVLELYQM
- the fliI gene encoding flagellar protein export ATPase FliI, whose amino-acid sequence is MGYLVKKYASVIDNLDPIRKYGKIRQIIGLVIEADGPPSKIGEICLIKISPFSYLRSEVVGFKDNKVLLMPLGSMEGVGPGFEVIATGKPLMVKVGKELKGRILNGLGEFIDGKGSIKGEAEYPILNEPSDPLLRRRITEPLSLGVKALDGILTIGKGQRVGIFSGSGVGKSVLMGMIARNTKASVNVIALVGERGREVRDFIEKDLGEEGLSRSVVVIATSDKPPLIRIRGAYVATAIAEYFRDKGYDVMLMMDSVTRFARSQREVGLSIGEPPATRGFTPSVFSLLPKLLERSGTSKSGSITGLYTVLVDADDMNEPIADTVRGILDGHIVLSRELAIHNHYPAVDILESISRVMVDIVSKAHLQNARKLKEIVATMKDAQDLINIGAYVKGSNSKIDYALTMIDQINGFLRQDIYEKANFKDTIDALLEMFEEERR
- the fliJ gene encoding flagellar export protein FliJ, with translation MPSFRFRLQRLLEVRKHFEELLISELAVSKRRYLNEEEVLNSLKELVGVNLKRLKKKQERITSVEEIILSYHYLNQLDHQIIIQKESLKKIQEEINLITEKLIKASQKKKVVEKLKERRLDEHKKLLEKIEQGVLDEVGINLHLRRKR